A part of Neodiprion pinetum isolate iyNeoPine1 chromosome 4, iyNeoPine1.2, whole genome shotgun sequence genomic DNA contains:
- the LOC124215815 gene encoding galactose mutarotase isoform X4, whose protein sequence is MVTRASFANSEAMSVTRQPWGTVQGEKVEIFTLKNGHGFEVDVISYGATIQSIRTPDKHGNIDDVVLGFDNIEGYLGSDNPYFGATVGRVANRIGKAKFNVDGVMYTVAENVPEGSLHGGLKAWDKKIWNATIRDNAVWMTLLSCDGEEGYPGAVIATVKFSVTNDGRLVIKMTAVSTKATPINLTNHSYFNLFGHSGNATELYKHEITINADRWTVTDEGSIPTGEIRSVANSIMDLRVSKQLGDVLPKVPGGGYDYNFCVPNDDGPKGDRFVARVLHPNTGRYLEVYSDQPGVQLYTSNGFPDEKTKGIVGKNGQQYFKHGAFCLETQNYPDAVNHENFPNSILRPGQTYKHSVTYKFGFQEQ, encoded by the exons ATGGTGACAAG agCAAGTTTTGCCAACTCTGAAGCTATGTCGGTGACACGCCAACCATGGGGAACGGTTCAAGGCGAGAAAGTGGAGATATTTACATTGAAAAATGGGCATGGCTTTGAAGTTGACGTTATTTCTTATGGGGCAACAATACAATCCATTAGAACGCCTGACAAGCATGGAAATATTGATGATGTCGTTCTTGGCTTCGATAATATTGAAG GTTACCTCGGAAGTGACAACCCTTACTTTGGAGCAACTGTTGGACGAGTTGCTAATCGGATTGGAAAAGCCAAATTCAATGTTGATGGAGTGATGTATACTGTGGCTGAAAACGTTCCGGAAGGCAGTCTTCACGGGGGGTTGAAAGCCTGGGACAAGAAGATTTGGAACGCCACAATCAGGGATAATGCAGTTTGGATGACGCTGTTGAGTTGTGACGGAGAGGAGGGCTATCCAGGTGCAGTAATCGCCACTGTAAAATTCAGCGTTACCAACGATGGAAGATTGGTCATCAAGATGACTGCAGTTTCCACGAAAGCCACTCCCATCAATTTAACTAATCATAGTTACTTCAACTTGTTCGGACAT AGTGGCAATGCCACAGAACTGTACAAACATGAGATAACGATAAATGCCGATCGCTGGACAGTGACGGATGAAGGAAGCATACCAACTGGTGAAATTAGATCAGTTGCTAACAGTATAATGGATCTTAGAGTTTCTAAACAGCTTGGAGATGTTCTTCCTAAAGTACCCGGCGGAGGATATGATTACAACTTCTGTGTGCCGAATGATGATGGGCCTAAGGGAGATAGATTCGTTGCCAGAGTATTACATCCAAATACTGGAAGATATTTGGAGGTGTACTCTGACCAGCCAGGTGTTCAGCTGTATACAAGCAACGGGTTCCCAGATGAAAAGACTAAAGGCATTGTCGGCAAAAACGGCCAGCAGTATTTTAAGCACGGAGCATTTTGCCTAGAGACACAGAATTACCCAGATGCTGTGAACCAT GAAAATTTCCCAAATAGTATCCTGCGACCCGGACAAACCTATAAGCACAGCGTCACATACAAATTTGGATTTCAAGAGCAGTAA
- the LOC124215815 gene encoding galactose mutarotase isoform X2 yields MLHSSSTMMHPVNSVMFIIVLRIGASFANSEAMSVTRQPWGTVQGEKVEIFTLKNGHGFEVDVISYGATIQSIRTPDKHGNIDDVVLGFDNIEGYLGSDNPYFGATVGRVANRIGKAKFNVDGVMYTVAENVPEGSLHGGLKAWDKKIWNATIRDNAVWMTLLSCDGEEGYPGAVIATVKFSVTNDGRLVIKMTAVSTKATPINLTNHSYFNLFGHSGNATELYKHEITINADRWTVTDEGSIPTGEIRSVANSIMDLRVSKQLGDVLPKVPGGGYDYNFCVPNDDGPKGDRFVARVLHPNTGRYLEVYSDQPGVQLYTSNGFPDEKTKGIVGKNGQQYFKHGAFCLETQNYPDAVNHENFPNSILRPGQTYKHSVTYKFGFQEQ; encoded by the exons ATGTTACACTCATCGTCCACTATGATGCACCCAGTAAATTCTGTTATGTTTATCATCGTCTTGCGAATCGG agCAAGTTTTGCCAACTCTGAAGCTATGTCGGTGACACGCCAACCATGGGGAACGGTTCAAGGCGAGAAAGTGGAGATATTTACATTGAAAAATGGGCATGGCTTTGAAGTTGACGTTATTTCTTATGGGGCAACAATACAATCCATTAGAACGCCTGACAAGCATGGAAATATTGATGATGTCGTTCTTGGCTTCGATAATATTGAAG GTTACCTCGGAAGTGACAACCCTTACTTTGGAGCAACTGTTGGACGAGTTGCTAATCGGATTGGAAAAGCCAAATTCAATGTTGATGGAGTGATGTATACTGTGGCTGAAAACGTTCCGGAAGGCAGTCTTCACGGGGGGTTGAAAGCCTGGGACAAGAAGATTTGGAACGCCACAATCAGGGATAATGCAGTTTGGATGACGCTGTTGAGTTGTGACGGAGAGGAGGGCTATCCAGGTGCAGTAATCGCCACTGTAAAATTCAGCGTTACCAACGATGGAAGATTGGTCATCAAGATGACTGCAGTTTCCACGAAAGCCACTCCCATCAATTTAACTAATCATAGTTACTTCAACTTGTTCGGACAT AGTGGCAATGCCACAGAACTGTACAAACATGAGATAACGATAAATGCCGATCGCTGGACAGTGACGGATGAAGGAAGCATACCAACTGGTGAAATTAGATCAGTTGCTAACAGTATAATGGATCTTAGAGTTTCTAAACAGCTTGGAGATGTTCTTCCTAAAGTACCCGGCGGAGGATATGATTACAACTTCTGTGTGCCGAATGATGATGGGCCTAAGGGAGATAGATTCGTTGCCAGAGTATTACATCCAAATACTGGAAGATATTTGGAGGTGTACTCTGACCAGCCAGGTGTTCAGCTGTATACAAGCAACGGGTTCCCAGATGAAAAGACTAAAGGCATTGTCGGCAAAAACGGCCAGCAGTATTTTAAGCACGGAGCATTTTGCCTAGAGACACAGAATTACCCAGATGCTGTGAACCAT GAAAATTTCCCAAATAGTATCCTGCGACCCGGACAAACCTATAAGCACAGCGTCACATACAAATTTGGATTTCAAGAGCAGTAA
- the LOC124215815 gene encoding galactose mutarotase isoform X1, with translation MMTHKHSIINNINSRSKTKAEVQLRGYCPRQLSEKQNFVCTRKASFANSEAMSVTRQPWGTVQGEKVEIFTLKNGHGFEVDVISYGATIQSIRTPDKHGNIDDVVLGFDNIEGYLGSDNPYFGATVGRVANRIGKAKFNVDGVMYTVAENVPEGSLHGGLKAWDKKIWNATIRDNAVWMTLLSCDGEEGYPGAVIATVKFSVTNDGRLVIKMTAVSTKATPINLTNHSYFNLFGHSGNATELYKHEITINADRWTVTDEGSIPTGEIRSVANSIMDLRVSKQLGDVLPKVPGGGYDYNFCVPNDDGPKGDRFVARVLHPNTGRYLEVYSDQPGVQLYTSNGFPDEKTKGIVGKNGQQYFKHGAFCLETQNYPDAVNHENFPNSILRPGQTYKHSVTYKFGFQEQ, from the exons ATGATGACTCATAAGCATTCAATTATCAATAATATCAATTCTCGATCGAAAACAAAGGCCGAGGTACAGTTGCGGGGGTATTGTCCTCGGCAACTCtcggaaaaacaaaacttcGTATGTACAAGAAA agCAAGTTTTGCCAACTCTGAAGCTATGTCGGTGACACGCCAACCATGGGGAACGGTTCAAGGCGAGAAAGTGGAGATATTTACATTGAAAAATGGGCATGGCTTTGAAGTTGACGTTATTTCTTATGGGGCAACAATACAATCCATTAGAACGCCTGACAAGCATGGAAATATTGATGATGTCGTTCTTGGCTTCGATAATATTGAAG GTTACCTCGGAAGTGACAACCCTTACTTTGGAGCAACTGTTGGACGAGTTGCTAATCGGATTGGAAAAGCCAAATTCAATGTTGATGGAGTGATGTATACTGTGGCTGAAAACGTTCCGGAAGGCAGTCTTCACGGGGGGTTGAAAGCCTGGGACAAGAAGATTTGGAACGCCACAATCAGGGATAATGCAGTTTGGATGACGCTGTTGAGTTGTGACGGAGAGGAGGGCTATCCAGGTGCAGTAATCGCCACTGTAAAATTCAGCGTTACCAACGATGGAAGATTGGTCATCAAGATGACTGCAGTTTCCACGAAAGCCACTCCCATCAATTTAACTAATCATAGTTACTTCAACTTGTTCGGACAT AGTGGCAATGCCACAGAACTGTACAAACATGAGATAACGATAAATGCCGATCGCTGGACAGTGACGGATGAAGGAAGCATACCAACTGGTGAAATTAGATCAGTTGCTAACAGTATAATGGATCTTAGAGTTTCTAAACAGCTTGGAGATGTTCTTCCTAAAGTACCCGGCGGAGGATATGATTACAACTTCTGTGTGCCGAATGATGATGGGCCTAAGGGAGATAGATTCGTTGCCAGAGTATTACATCCAAATACTGGAAGATATTTGGAGGTGTACTCTGACCAGCCAGGTGTTCAGCTGTATACAAGCAACGGGTTCCCAGATGAAAAGACTAAAGGCATTGTCGGCAAAAACGGCCAGCAGTATTTTAAGCACGGAGCATTTTGCCTAGAGACACAGAATTACCCAGATGCTGTGAACCAT GAAAATTTCCCAAATAGTATCCTGCGACCCGGACAAACCTATAAGCACAGCGTCACATACAAATTTGGATTTCAAGAGCAGTAA
- the LOC124215815 gene encoding galactose mutarotase isoform X3 produces the protein MTESDLYGKPASFANSEAMSVTRQPWGTVQGEKVEIFTLKNGHGFEVDVISYGATIQSIRTPDKHGNIDDVVLGFDNIEGYLGSDNPYFGATVGRVANRIGKAKFNVDGVMYTVAENVPEGSLHGGLKAWDKKIWNATIRDNAVWMTLLSCDGEEGYPGAVIATVKFSVTNDGRLVIKMTAVSTKATPINLTNHSYFNLFGHSGNATELYKHEITINADRWTVTDEGSIPTGEIRSVANSIMDLRVSKQLGDVLPKVPGGGYDYNFCVPNDDGPKGDRFVARVLHPNTGRYLEVYSDQPGVQLYTSNGFPDEKTKGIVGKNGQQYFKHGAFCLETQNYPDAVNHENFPNSILRPGQTYKHSVTYKFGFQEQ, from the exons atgacaGAATCAGACTTGTATGGTAAACC agCAAGTTTTGCCAACTCTGAAGCTATGTCGGTGACACGCCAACCATGGGGAACGGTTCAAGGCGAGAAAGTGGAGATATTTACATTGAAAAATGGGCATGGCTTTGAAGTTGACGTTATTTCTTATGGGGCAACAATACAATCCATTAGAACGCCTGACAAGCATGGAAATATTGATGATGTCGTTCTTGGCTTCGATAATATTGAAG GTTACCTCGGAAGTGACAACCCTTACTTTGGAGCAACTGTTGGACGAGTTGCTAATCGGATTGGAAAAGCCAAATTCAATGTTGATGGAGTGATGTATACTGTGGCTGAAAACGTTCCGGAAGGCAGTCTTCACGGGGGGTTGAAAGCCTGGGACAAGAAGATTTGGAACGCCACAATCAGGGATAATGCAGTTTGGATGACGCTGTTGAGTTGTGACGGAGAGGAGGGCTATCCAGGTGCAGTAATCGCCACTGTAAAATTCAGCGTTACCAACGATGGAAGATTGGTCATCAAGATGACTGCAGTTTCCACGAAAGCCACTCCCATCAATTTAACTAATCATAGTTACTTCAACTTGTTCGGACAT AGTGGCAATGCCACAGAACTGTACAAACATGAGATAACGATAAATGCCGATCGCTGGACAGTGACGGATGAAGGAAGCATACCAACTGGTGAAATTAGATCAGTTGCTAACAGTATAATGGATCTTAGAGTTTCTAAACAGCTTGGAGATGTTCTTCCTAAAGTACCCGGCGGAGGATATGATTACAACTTCTGTGTGCCGAATGATGATGGGCCTAAGGGAGATAGATTCGTTGCCAGAGTATTACATCCAAATACTGGAAGATATTTGGAGGTGTACTCTGACCAGCCAGGTGTTCAGCTGTATACAAGCAACGGGTTCCCAGATGAAAAGACTAAAGGCATTGTCGGCAAAAACGGCCAGCAGTATTTTAAGCACGGAGCATTTTGCCTAGAGACACAGAATTACCCAGATGCTGTGAACCAT GAAAATTTCCCAAATAGTATCCTGCGACCCGGACAAACCTATAAGCACAGCGTCACATACAAATTTGGATTTCAAGAGCAGTAA
- the LOC124215815 gene encoding galactose mutarotase isoform X5, producing the protein MSVTRQPWGTVQGEKVEIFTLKNGHGFEVDVISYGATIQSIRTPDKHGNIDDVVLGFDNIEGYLGSDNPYFGATVGRVANRIGKAKFNVDGVMYTVAENVPEGSLHGGLKAWDKKIWNATIRDNAVWMTLLSCDGEEGYPGAVIATVKFSVTNDGRLVIKMTAVSTKATPINLTNHSYFNLFGHSGNATELYKHEITINADRWTVTDEGSIPTGEIRSVANSIMDLRVSKQLGDVLPKVPGGGYDYNFCVPNDDGPKGDRFVARVLHPNTGRYLEVYSDQPGVQLYTSNGFPDEKTKGIVGKNGQQYFKHGAFCLETQNYPDAVNHENFPNSILRPGQTYKHSVTYKFGFQEQ; encoded by the exons ATGTCGGTGACACGCCAACCATGGGGAACGGTTCAAGGCGAGAAAGTGGAGATATTTACATTGAAAAATGGGCATGGCTTTGAAGTTGACGTTATTTCTTATGGGGCAACAATACAATCCATTAGAACGCCTGACAAGCATGGAAATATTGATGATGTCGTTCTTGGCTTCGATAATATTGAAG GTTACCTCGGAAGTGACAACCCTTACTTTGGAGCAACTGTTGGACGAGTTGCTAATCGGATTGGAAAAGCCAAATTCAATGTTGATGGAGTGATGTATACTGTGGCTGAAAACGTTCCGGAAGGCAGTCTTCACGGGGGGTTGAAAGCCTGGGACAAGAAGATTTGGAACGCCACAATCAGGGATAATGCAGTTTGGATGACGCTGTTGAGTTGTGACGGAGAGGAGGGCTATCCAGGTGCAGTAATCGCCACTGTAAAATTCAGCGTTACCAACGATGGAAGATTGGTCATCAAGATGACTGCAGTTTCCACGAAAGCCACTCCCATCAATTTAACTAATCATAGTTACTTCAACTTGTTCGGACAT AGTGGCAATGCCACAGAACTGTACAAACATGAGATAACGATAAATGCCGATCGCTGGACAGTGACGGATGAAGGAAGCATACCAACTGGTGAAATTAGATCAGTTGCTAACAGTATAATGGATCTTAGAGTTTCTAAACAGCTTGGAGATGTTCTTCCTAAAGTACCCGGCGGAGGATATGATTACAACTTCTGTGTGCCGAATGATGATGGGCCTAAGGGAGATAGATTCGTTGCCAGAGTATTACATCCAAATACTGGAAGATATTTGGAGGTGTACTCTGACCAGCCAGGTGTTCAGCTGTATACAAGCAACGGGTTCCCAGATGAAAAGACTAAAGGCATTGTCGGCAAAAACGGCCAGCAGTATTTTAAGCACGGAGCATTTTGCCTAGAGACACAGAATTACCCAGATGCTGTGAACCAT GAAAATTTCCCAAATAGTATCCTGCGACCCGGACAAACCTATAAGCACAGCGTCACATACAAATTTGGATTTCAAGAGCAGTAA